Sequence from the Maribellus comscasis genome:
GATGACGCAAAAAAATAAAAATTGACAATCCGGCAAAAAGAACGATCAAAATTGCAGGAATCATAGCCCTGAAGATTTTAAAAGATATTACTAAATTCCTTAAACACTGAAATATATGAATAGTTTAACTGCTAACTATAAATTATCTCTCTGCTGATTCTGCGATTTAAAATATCTTCTTAACAATACTTTTTTTAAATCGCGCACGATTACCTGGTGAGCAATAATTTCAACGTGGTTGTAATGCGGCAGTTCCAGCTCAGCTCGTGCCATTTCCCGGTCGGTGATATCAACCTGATATAAAACCGAAAGCAATAGATCATAATTTTGCTCTAACAACCGGGCTATCTGTACAATCAGTTGTTGATGCAACTCATCATACGCATGACTGGTATCACCTGAAAAGGTGATTTCAACGCCAAACATACCAAAGTCTTTCATTATCTGCTCAGCCGTTTCTCTTACTATTTCAGCCCGATCTAAATATTGCGAAACGTTATCATGATTAATTTGTGGAAATGACATCTTTTTGTTTTTGCTCAAAGCTACCGGAAATTTGGATTCCTGCAAAACGGGCGAAATAAAACTTCAATTTGTTCTATATTTGGATATGGAAATGTTAGAAAGAAAAAAGCATTGGGAAAATATTTTTCGAATAAAAGATACACGACAAGTAAGTTGGTATCAGCAAAAGCCGGAAACATCACTTCATATTATCGAATTACTTGAATTGCCGCAAAATGCAAAAATTATTGATGCTGGCTGTGGCGATGGCTACTTGCCGGATTTTTTGATACAAAAAGGATATTCAAATATTACTCTTGTTGACATTGCCGACCATGCTCTAAATAGTATAAAAGAACGGCTCGGCAAGAACAAAATTGAATACATAAATGCTGATATCACAAATTTTGTCTCCATCAAAAAATTCGATGTTTGGCACGATCGCGCAGTTTTTCACTTTTTGAACAGCGAAAAAGACATTTTAAAATATGTAGACACTGTAAATAAACATGTAAAAAAAGGTGGATTTCTAATTATCGGAACTTTTTCAAACAACGGCCCCACTCAATGTAGCGGACTGGATGTACATCAGTATTCAGAGGTTCAACTCACTGAGCGATTTGAATCCACTTTCAACAAAATCAGGTGTTTTTCGGAGGATCACAGGACTCCCTCCGGAGGCAGTCAAAATTTTTTATTCTGCGTTTTTAAAAAGAAATAAACTTCTGTATCTAAAATTTCGAAAAAATCGTCCAAATAAAAATTTGAAAAGCTTATTTTTAATCCAATAATAAAATCCTAAATCAATTAAATTTAACAATATGAAAAACATTTTCACATTTTTGCTTTTTGCTATTTGGGGCTTACAGCTTTCTGCACAAATGGCACCAACTGATAACAAATTTTCAAACCCAACCATAAGCATCGGG
This genomic interval carries:
- a CDS encoding class I SAM-dependent methyltransferase, with protein sequence MEMLERKKHWENIFRIKDTRQVSWYQQKPETSLHIIELLELPQNAKIIDAGCGDGYLPDFLIQKGYSNITLVDIADHALNSIKERLGKNKIEYINADITNFVSIKKFDVWHDRAVFHFLNSEKDILKYVDTVNKHVKKGGFLIIGTFSNNGPTQCSGLDVHQYSEVQLTERFESTFNKIRCFSEDHRTPSGGSQNFLFCVFKKK